The Exiguobacterium acetylicum genome includes a window with the following:
- a CDS encoding methyl-accepting chemotaxis protein, which yields MTTPLSTDLGSQDILVAMRDNVAMIRFDRQRRVVDVNGLFAKTMKYKREEMIGMQHHLFCTTEFAMSDSYQAFWHKLFSGFSAADKIERIDAHGQSIWLEATYMPIYDGTEVTGVLKIASDITDRQQIIQQFATSFDTIASDLNTRSMQGEKESLALRQTIEQMAETTRDNHQTIERLQRQAQDIAQVTETIKTIASQTNLLSLNASIEAARAGEHGKGFNVVATEVRNLSKLVEQAVVDVRQTTQRMNDELQRIARAMTHATVDAKESVTVVAETVERFHDVQSAASTLTETARDFTKAI from the coding sequence ATGACCACCCCACTATCAACTGATCTAGGGTCCCAAGATATTTTAGTTGCGATGCGCGATAACGTCGCAATGATCCGCTTCGACCGTCAACGTCGCGTCGTCGACGTCAATGGGTTGTTTGCGAAGACAATGAAATATAAACGAGAAGAAATGATTGGAATGCAACATCATCTGTTTTGTACGACAGAGTTTGCGATGAGTGATAGTTATCAAGCATTTTGGCATAAATTGTTCAGTGGCTTCAGTGCAGCGGATAAAATTGAACGAATTGATGCTCATGGTCAGTCCATTTGGCTTGAAGCAACCTACATGCCAATTTACGATGGAACAGAAGTGACGGGCGTCTTGAAGATCGCTTCTGATATCACGGACCGCCAGCAGATAATTCAACAGTTCGCGACATCGTTTGACACGATTGCGAGTGATTTGAATACACGTTCGATGCAGGGCGAGAAAGAGAGTCTTGCGTTACGTCAAACGATTGAGCAAATGGCAGAGACGACCCGTGATAATCATCAGACGATTGAACGCCTGCAACGCCAGGCGCAAGATATCGCGCAAGTGACCGAGACAATCAAAACGATTGCGTCACAGACGAATCTCTTGTCACTCAATGCATCGATCGAGGCAGCGCGAGCTGGTGAACACGGAAAAGGATTCAACGTCGTGGCAACAGAAGTTCGGAACCTATCGAAACTTGTTGAACAAGCCGTCGTCGATGTCCGACAGACGACGCAGCGAATGAATGATGAATTGCAGCGGATTGCCCGCGCAATGACACACGCAACTGTCGATGCAAAGGAGAGTGTTACCGTCGTCGCAGAAACAGTCGAACGGTTCCATGACGTCCAGAGTGCGGCATCGACGTTGACCGAGACGGCACGTGATTTTACAAAAGCGATATAA
- a CDS encoding GNAT family N-acetyltransferase: protein MFALHVSEKISLRLIERHHAEELFALVDANREHLREWLGWVDGATDATTYRETVIPAWLEEFANGNGFTCGIYLENELVGTIALHEINRRLDMTSIGYYLAGNGLRKGIMTDVVRYVTNYCFETLDLNRVVIECATRNMRSRRVPERLGFTEEGVLRDTEKLYGVYHDVAVYAMLRRDWSAKTQEVTTCASSK from the coding sequence ATGTTCGCTTTACACGTTTCAGAGAAAATTTCATTACGCTTGATTGAGAGGCATCATGCAGAGGAATTATTCGCACTCGTCGATGCCAACCGTGAACATCTGCGCGAATGGCTCGGCTGGGTCGACGGCGCGACAGATGCGACTACATATCGGGAAACGGTCATTCCTGCCTGGCTAGAAGAGTTCGCAAACGGTAACGGCTTTACGTGCGGCATCTATTTAGAAAATGAACTCGTCGGAACGATTGCCCTACATGAAATCAACCGTCGTCTCGACATGACATCGATCGGTTATTATTTAGCGGGAAACGGTCTTAGAAAAGGCATCATGACCGACGTCGTCCGATACGTGACGAACTATTGCTTCGAGACACTCGACTTGAACCGGGTCGTCATCGAGTGTGCGACGCGGAACATGCGGAGTAGACGGGTTCCAGAGCGGCTTGGTTTTACGGAAGAGGGTGTCTTACGGGACACTGAGAAATTGTACGGTGTCTATCATGATGTCGCGGTCTATGCGATGTTACGTCGAGACTGGTCAGCGAAAACGCAGGAGGTGACGACATGCGCATCGAGCAAATGA
- a CDS encoding GNAT family N-acetyltransferase — protein MTIRTARPDDFQALIPLFQQIHDQHVALRPDHYRPHEMPVPEDLFLSQLENPAYTLLVAEHDGLAGVIVLKEDIVEGSGFVFDKHYLRVISLVVSDTHQKQGVGKRLMQAAYAHAETIGCDRIELGVDDANLEAIAFYEALGMDVRSRRMEWKVTSSRETTT, from the coding sequence ATGACTATTCGCACAGCCCGTCCTGATGATTTTCAGGCATTGATTCCACTATTCCAGCAAATCCACGATCAGCATGTTGCCTTACGCCCTGACCACTACCGTCCGCATGAGATGCCGGTACCGGAAGACTTATTCTTGTCCCAACTCGAGAACCCGGCTTATACCTTACTCGTCGCCGAGCATGACGGACTTGCTGGTGTGATCGTCTTAAAAGAAGACATCGTCGAAGGAAGTGGCTTCGTCTTCGATAAACATTACTTACGTGTCATCAGTTTAGTTGTTTCAGATACGCATCAAAAACAAGGTGTCGGAAAACGATTGATGCAAGCGGCTTACGCACATGCTGAAACGATCGGGTGCGACCGGATTGAGCTCGGCGTCGATGATGCTAATCTAGAGGCAATCGCCTTTTACGAAGCGCTTGGGATGGATGTCCGCTCAAGACGAATGGAATGGAAAGTGACGTCAAGCAGGGAAACGACGACGTGA
- a CDS encoding ROK family protein, which yields MTDLISRTRHAFLMEHFDTIPAIRQVLDVSFPTTSKQIDQLLVAQEIEETPLELIRGGRPAKRYRYRTDRFHGLALFIERTYLKYRIHDVGGNLITTDRLSIDSSDHFSTLLKTLTTLLDNHPSVQTLAIGVAGAVDATGLVLFAPDYPTLDGLRLQQELTDRFARPVVVENDMNAAVIAPSQESKTTVYVYLGTNGPGAGVAVSGRIVRGAHHFAGEISFIPFDEQRNVGQVLANTSPHTDEWYEALSRIILSFTVTLNPDVILFAASDVTNDVLTRLTDQCAKRFPLDKLPQLRESNWETDYLDGLMQLGIQSFIEQIPLGGLPR from the coding sequence TTGACTGATCTCATTTCACGGACTCGTCACGCTTTTTTAATGGAACATTTCGATACGATTCCTGCCATTCGCCAAGTATTAGACGTCAGTTTTCCGACAACGAGTAAACAGATCGATCAGTTGCTCGTTGCTCAAGAAATCGAAGAGACGCCGCTTGAGTTAATTCGTGGGGGACGTCCAGCAAAACGGTACCGCTACCGGACGGATCGCTTTCATGGACTCGCCCTATTCATCGAACGGACGTATCTCAAGTATCGGATCCACGACGTCGGTGGCAACCTGATCACGACGGATCGCTTATCGATTGATTCGTCGGATCATTTTTCGACTTTATTGAAAACGCTGACAACGTTACTAGACAATCACCCGTCCGTTCAAACTCTTGCGATTGGTGTAGCGGGTGCCGTTGATGCTACGGGATTGGTCCTGTTTGCCCCGGATTATCCGACGCTAGACGGTCTCCGCTTACAGCAAGAACTGACTGACCGGTTCGCTCGACCGGTCGTCGTCGAAAATGACATGAACGCGGCTGTCATCGCTCCGTCTCAGGAAAGCAAGACGACTGTTTACGTTTACCTCGGAACGAACGGTCCGGGCGCCGGTGTCGCTGTATCCGGGCGCATCGTCCGTGGCGCACATCACTTCGCTGGAGAAATCTCGTTCATTCCGTTTGACGAGCAGCGGAACGTCGGTCAAGTCCTCGCAAATACTTCACCACATACTGACGAGTGGTACGAAGCATTAAGCCGGATCATTCTCTCCTTTACCGTCACATTGAATCCGGACGTCATCTTATTTGCGGCATCAGACGTCACAAATGACGTGTTGACACGTTTGACGGACCAATGCGCCAAGCGATTTCCGCTCGACAAATTACCACAGTTGCGCGAAAGCAACTGGGAAACCGATTATCTGGACGGTCTGATGCAACTCGGCATTCAGTCGTTCATTGAACAGATTCCGTTAGGAGGACTACC